The genomic segment TCCATCTCGTTTGTACATCTAAAGATAGAACCACTTCACCTTCACCTTCTACACATTCTGCAAGCGCAATTCTCCTAGATGTTGAGCCTTTAATATACTTAACAGTCTCTCTGATCTTAGACAATGCATCATCAATCACAAGCAAACCGTTTTGCACAATACGGTTTAAGATATGTGCACAGCACCGCACATGAAAAAACTCTCCTCTACACAGCAAATTATCATCCAGATTAAGATGATCTCTCAATATATCTTGCAAACAATTGTTGGCTTTAGCATTATCCAAAGTAAGCGTAAAAACTTTCTATTCTATTCCCCACTCCTTTAAACATTCATAGATCCTACTAGCTAATGCATCACCCGTGTGGGGAGGAAGAATGtcacaaaatgacaaaattttgcTATTCAATACCCACTTTGCATCTATGTAATGTGCCGTTAAAGCAATATATCCATCTCCACCGAGTGAACTCCAACAACCAGAAGTCAAACATATCCTACTAGGAATCTTTTCTAGCTGAGACCTCAAaatctgtttttccttttcccAAGTTCTAACCACATCAGCTGCAGCAGTGTTCCTAGTATAAAACTTATAGTCTGGATTCATGTAATGAATGTAATCCCTCAACTCTTCATATTCAACACAAAGAAAAGGCAGATCATGTCTAATAATCACTCGACTAAACTTTTCCCTAGCAACTGCATGATCAATCTTTGCTCTTTTTCTTTCAACCCCCATCGAACATTTATCTTTATGGCGAATCAGATTAGATGTTCCAGTAGTGGGCAACATCAAGTAACTCTTTGAGCAGTTCTGACAATATGCTCTCTTATCACCATTATCTTCCTTTTCTAGTCTAAAGTAATTCCACACATCTGATGTCCTACTTCTTTTACGAGAAACACTTACCAGGCTTTTAGATTGTGATGTATCCACTGATATTTGCCCTTGCCCACCATCTCCACTACGAGTATATATATCTTGACTGTCCATTGAtctagaaaaaataaacaaaagtgttTCTTTTGATAGGAGTTAAAggataacaaaaatacaataaactCAGTGAAAGAGAGATCGATAACAAAGCTCACCTCTTGAGTTAGTGGCACCAACTTGATTGTCGAATTAAGAGCTTTTTGCAGGTCTTTGCTTTGGACTATGTGATGATTTGAGCTACCAAAACTATATCACAAGTGCTCGAAGTTCCACTAGATCGAGTTCTatcaaatgaaagaaataaaaacttaaagCTATATCATGAACCCATATACAAACATGAAAACAATCATGAACAATCATGAACCCAAatacttaaaaacaaaacccagaaaaaatcAACTTAAACCCAGCAAAATACaaacatgaaaataattttctaaacaaaagCACTAGACCCACGTTCCACATccataaaccaaatcaaacaaaaacaattgatACACGACAAACcataaactaagaaaacaacacaaaacggTCGAAATAATGAACACATACACAATCAAGATAACGAGAAGTCGAGAACAATCATGAACCCATATACGAACATGAAAACAATCATGAACCCAGatacttaaaaacaaaacccagaaaaaatcAACTTAAACCCAGCAAAATTCAAACATGAAAAGCTTAAGGATTGAAGCGAACCTGAGAGGATCGGAGAAGAAGCTTAAGGATTGAAGCTAACATGGGTTGAAGCTCAATCtgaatcaaatttgatttttcacAAATACAGGACGAAGCTCATTCACTTATTTGGGGGAAAAGATCGGTTTACACATTTTGACCGGTTTAGTGGTTTTAGTAATTTTGAGTGGTTTTAGCAATTTTGACCGGTTTAAGTATTTGATGGATTAAATGGTTAATCCATTACCCATTATAACATAACTCAATTGATCCATTAAACCATTTGATCCACTAACTCAATTTATTCATGAAATCAttaggataattttttttaacccattAGGGTCTATGGGTTGAGTTGAGTTATGGTTATCCATGAAACTTGACCTATTTTTACATCCATACTTGCAAGTTCCCATAATCTGATTTCACATTCAACCATTTTAGCTCCAGTTTTCTGttcagttttcttctttcaatattattctttttaatctttttctccttctttgtgttttagattttttcaaaCGATCGAGCaatttttcattcttctttggTCTTCTTTGCTGGGTTGGCCTAATTAGAAttcaattttacataaatttcttGATATGTAGCTGCGATAGAATCTGGGTTAGTTTTTGATTGTATCGGACTTTGCTGTGTTTTTGAATATGGAACTGTAAAATTCAATCTTGGTTagtttgtggaaaaaaaaaacatgggtacgtataataaaaaaagtatGGAGAGAACCCTCTCCTTTTGCGTCTGAAATCTGAATACTCAAATATCAAAATTCTCTCACCCCAATAGAATTTTTGCTAAGTTGATATTTAAAATGTCAAACaaatcatgaactttcaaatttgggaagaaaaaaacatgaactttcgaaatgtcatttaaatccCAAACTTTTCGTTgacttttcaataaaataactaagtttCGTTGACCCGGCCATTTGAAACATGACACTAaatatgtattaaaataataataacggAGTTAACTTCCGTTAACACTTAGTTAGCAGTCTTCGTCTGGCTCGTTTATAAAGCGACATCgtttaaataaaatgaaaataaaaactgaaaccaataCTGATCGAATCCTTAATCTTGAATGTCAAGAAATAGTACTCTTCCATCGAGCTATGATAACAATTTGTTAAAAGGTCAAACAGAAATGTGTATATACacaattaattgaaaataagaaacagaTCGCCCATGGCTAAGCTCTTCAGTCTTCACTTCTCTTGGTTTCCTTTGTAAACTTAAGAAATAGCTTCTGTCTCTTCTTATATCTCCCTTAAACccaattctctctttcttttcttggtcATCACCCCAGATCTCTCTAGCTTTCTAAAATCCAACAAGATTCGCAGCTTCTCCGGTAAATTAGACCATCGCCTTCTCCGCCGGATAAAGAGGAAGTTCCAATGTTGCCGAGAACCAGCGAACCATATCCGTAAATCGAAGAAATAGTTTAGTGCTTTTAGTTTAAAGATTTTGGATTaccaatataaatatatgcGTTTCTTCATTTTCAGTTAATTAATGTAGCTCAACTGGATATGGCTACATGTAAAATGTCCTTTAGGGAACCGGTTCGAATCCcatatttgttttctatttctttgtttttttttttaaacggcGTCTTTAAGTGTTAACGGAAGTTAactccattattattattttaataaatatttagtgTCATGTTTCAAATGGCCAGATcaacaaaatttagttattttattgaaaagtcAACAGAAAATTTGggatttaaatgacatttcgAAAGTTCATGCTTTTTTCttcccaaatttaaaagttcatgattattttgacatttttccccttctacaatcacaaacaacatgtcaaaataataaaccaaaaccacTAACAATCACAATCAATGTTATTTGttcaaatctcaccaaatcacaaacaaaaataaaccaaaatatcttaaaaactcgctaaatctctcaaaatccaaaattttataaactcaCAAAATGTTTGAATACGGGCTTTTGTTATTTAAGGCccataatgaaaataaaaagaaatagttAAAAAATAGTGAATTCAAATACTTCCTCTGTCCGCACCTTTTCACCGATTaggaaattaaaagagagagagagagaaggagcgTTCTTGTCTCACTCACATCGAGAAAAATTGAGAACTCATCGCCGGAGATGACGAAGAAGCTAAATCTCCGATCAAAAGAGTCATCTCCCGGAGATGATGCTGAGAAACTCTACGAGAAGAAGATTCGAGATCTGGAGTCCGTGAACGAAGCTCTCAAGGTTTCCCCCATttctgtttttgaaattttctcgGTTTTTCAAATCTAGAATTGCTTCTTTTGGAACAGTGATTTCGCTTTgattttctccaaaatttcGTTTAATTCATGGATGATGTTCGTCGCTTCAGTTTCCAATTTTGCAGAGAAGTGTGAAATTTAGTGGTTGATGATAATTGGATTAGTTTATCTGGAATCAGTAGTGCTATTATTTGATTACTCctgaattttttatatatctgtgTGGATTCATCTTAAGAAATGAGGTAGGTATACTAATGTTCTGTGCTTTGATGTGTAGAATCATCttgaactgatttttttttttcgattttggcagTGTGATGTGGAGGAGTTAAAGTCAAAACTGGCTGATGTTTCCATTAGCTCTTCGGTTGGTACGTTACAGTTAAGCAGAGAGTTTTCTCAGAAGTCTATTGCTACGAAAGTGGAGGTGAAGTTTATTTTTCAGGTTCCAGTTTATAAAGAAGGATACTTATGCTATACCATGTACATTTCTAACCTTAATACTTGTCTAGGGTATGAGTTCAAGGAGTAAGTCAAATTTGCTCTCTATGTGTTCAACGAAGAAGTATAAAACTGAGAGTTCTGTTAAGCAGTTTGATGGTGAAGTTCAGAAATTAAAAGCGCAAAAGGTAAAGCATCTTGTTGCAAATATTGTTAAGTTCAATGAAAAATTacagcagtttttttttttttgtagttttttacttttgtgaGTTGTGGCTATTCTTCAGGTTAAGTTGCACTGCAAGATCAAGCTAGACTCTATGCACTTCAGACTAGTGAAAACTTCACTAGAAAAGGAAGTTCTTCAGGTAAAGAGAGTAGTATTTCTTATTATCATACATTCTCTATGGTTTATGAGTGAATCTCAAATTATGAAGTTGTAGATTCCAGATGGAATCTGGTTACCTGCCTTACTATACTTATCTATGATTGATAAAAcgttcttttaaaccttttcttGATGGGTTTGGTCGACAATTGTGATTGCCTTATCTAGTTCTTTGTAACACCTCaggctttttaatttaatagtgCTTCTCTTATAACAGCTCAAAAAAGAGCTAAGGAAAAGCGAGTTTGAGAAACAAGTCCTGTCAGCTTTAAACAATCGCCAGAAGCGGGTATGACTTGTGCTGACTGTACTGTTCTATCTGTATTTTTCAGCAACCGTGGTTTACTGAGTCCATGTGGCTTGTTAATTTCTATATTCTTTTACTCAGATTTTGCAGCTGAAGAATACACATGCTTTGACAGCCCTGAAGCGCCGAAAGTTGCTGCTCCAATCTAAAATGATTTCTTCCAACAAAAATAAAGGTCAGATAACAGATAGCTAGTAtacattccttttttttccttttatctttTGCTAAATTGTTTAGGTGTCTTCTTTTTAATATGCCAGGTCCATTAAAAGGAACAAGCTCTGGGATTCAGGTATGGATACCTTAGCCAATGTAACATCTTAGTTTCAACAAGAATTTAAGAACTTGGTTAAGTTTACATAGTCTTTCACCTGCactttttcttgaatttttttatttagtatctTTAGATTGTACCTTACCTTCCACAGGAAGATATAGAGACTTGATATTCCATAAAAGATGCGGCAGTGTATTGATTTCTATAAGTTGGAAGTCCATATGGTTTCTGATTCTGGTTGTGCAGGAGTCTAGCAATGAAACGGGGCTACAAATGAAGTTGAATGAGATCCATTCTGATTACGAACGCCAAATGAAAGAGTAAGCTTTCAATAGAAAAATTGTgggattttatttctttttgctattACAACTCTACGGAAAAACACTGTATGTGGAGCTAATAAAACTTCCTTGTTACTTCAGTAGCTGAAATTATGTGTTCTTAACTATTCTTATCAGAATGGCTGAAGAGGTCAAACGGTTCAGCTTAGAGGCCGGTGTGCTGAAGGGAGAATTTGAGGGAGAGCAAAGCTCATGGTAAGTTTGATCATAGCTAAACTTTTGTTGTAGCCTAAATTTGTTTACTTACGTAATTGATTATCTTTGCTTCTGTTATTTAGCTCTGGGTCGTGTGACAACCAAATAAACGATACTCCAATGGACTCAGAGCTGAAGGAACTCAAAGAGGAATTTAACAAATTGAGTACTCTGGTCAGCCAGATGGAAATGACCAAATCCCAATTCAGTGAGACAGATAAAGTTCAGGTTATCAATCTGGAACTGAATATTTAGTTTATACCTACAAGCCAAGGCCAATTGTTCTGGTTTGTGGTCTGATTTATTTATTCTAATTGTTCATCAGGGTGAACCAGTTGAACGCTCTATTACCAGCAAGAATACCGACGATCAATCAACCTTGGCTCCATCTCAACCTGAAACTTCTGAGGAAACACTTTGCAAAAAGGAGCAGAACAAAGCAGACTTGTGTTGCTCTTGCACTAAAAAATCTTTGTGCAAGACCAAAAGTTGCAAATGCAGGGCAAATGGAAGCGGATGTGGGGACTCTTGTGGCTGCTTAGCCTCGAAATGTAgcaacagagaagaagaaaatgtaaaaccAATGCAACCAGTAGATGCTAAGAAACCCGCTGGGATTAGCCATGATGACAAAGACGCAAACAAACAACCATTACGCGACATAGGGAATATACaagtaagcttcttcttctgtgaACCTCTATTTTTTATGGCAAACCTTTTTACATATCTTATTTAAATTTGGATTCTACAGGAAGCTGTAAAAGTTGGTAAGCTGAGGAAAGTGCAGAAACGGGTTTCTTAGAAATAATGAAAATGGcaaaaaaagatatgaatgCAAACAGAGAACTCTTCAAGAAGCTTAAAAcgtttatcttttgttttttttgccaaaaccgCTGCAGCAATATTATTTAAGAGTTGTAAAAGATAAGGTGTCAGACATCTGGATAAGAATGGATTATAAGATATCTGGTtgtttaagaaaagaaaagtttgaataataaaaaaaaaaattcactaacCATTCCAAATAAAGATTTTCTCTCACGGGAAGGCAAAGTGAAGAGGGTTTCCAGGGATTAGCCACCACATAAAATTATGACAAAAATACTCTTTTGAGGAAACTGTTATCATTTGGTTACATGAACCAATTATAATCTACTAAAGAATTAtaaactgaatatatatatttatgagatgagaaaaagaaagaagaacaagagtaAGCGGAAGTTCAAAAAActgtcttcttcaccaaaacaAATTCTGGAAATTTGTAAGAAatcttagtttattttattttctcaaaccATCTAATAGGAAAGCTAATAATTGATTGTTTAAGATATAATTAGTAGCAACAAACGACTAAACTCTAGGAAAAATTAGGTAAAGAGTAATCCAAAGAAAATCAGAAGAGGAGGGATGGCGTCCCAAAATCtcgtttttgaatttaaatatgcTAAAATGCATATGCTAGATTTACAAGATTTAtgtctaaaatattaaaataaagaaaacaaagaattataaaaaaactgtGAATGACTGCTGCAAAACTAGAGTTGCAAAAGGAAGAAACACAAGGGACAAATTCGCGTGGGACTACAGCAGATCAGGACACTACTCTGTTAAGTCAGGCTACTGGGTCATGTCAGAAATTATTAATAGAGAGTCTGAAGCAGAGGAGGTTCTCCAACCGAGCCTATCGCCGTTATTCAAACAACTGTGGAGAACTGATGTCCCTCCCAAAATTCGCCACTTTCTCTGGAAATGTATGTCCAACTGTCTATCTGTTTCTGGCAATTTGGTGCACAGGCACCTTGCGAGGGACGACTCATGCTGTCGTTGTCCCGACAGTGTTGAAACAGTCAATCATCTGCTGTTCAAATGCACCTTTGCGAGGTTAACATGGGCCCTCTCTTCATTCCCTGTTCCTCCAGAGGGTGAATGGTCAGATTCTCTATACCAAAACCTCCACTATGTAATGAATATTAACGACTTTCACCCACAGGGAACTTCGAATAGCTCAGGTTTGATATGGATCCTATGGAGATTATGGAAAAACAGGAACTCCCTGGTCTTCCAAGGTAAGGAATTTACAAGTCAAGAGCTCATTTTGAAGGcaaaagaagatgaggaagaatgGAGGCTAAGAATACCACCCAAGCGTCAATCTGAATCCCAGAACACCACTACTCCGAAAGCACCAATTAGATGGAAAACCTCCCCCACAAAACTGGTTAAAATGCAACTTTGATGGAGCTTGGAGGGAACAGGAAACAAACTGTGGAATAGGTTGGGTTCTGAGGAATGAGAAGGGTCAGGTATTATGGGTTGGTAAGAGGGCTTTACTGCGGGTCACTTCAGTGCTGGAAGTTGAGTTTGAAGCTTTAAGAGAAGCAGTGCTTTCACTCGCACGACTCAACTATACGAAGGTAATTTTCGAATCAGACTCTCAGCTCCTTGTGTCCATGATCAATAACGGCAATGAAAAGCAACAAATACAGCCAATCGCCCAGGACATAAGACAAACTCTCCAGCATTTCGATGAAACGCGAGTGCAGTTCACACCAAGGGACGGCAATAGAGTGGCGGACAGGGTCGCAAGGGAAGCTCTCTTCTCTACAACTTATTCTCCTTGTTTGTACTCAATCATGCCAATTTGGTTAAAACAGCTAGTGGATGTTGAAACTGTGTAAAACTTAATTTGGTGAATGAATagttgatgttgagccaaaaaaaaaaaaaaaactagagttGCAAAAAAGATAGTCAGGTTGAAGATGATTGtaaatttacaattttgcccTTCATTGAATTTCTTCCGTGTACGTGTATGCAGTTTACAGTGTACGTAATATTGACTTTGTGAAAATGTATGTCTATCAGATTATCTACTATTATGAAGTTGGTATACATAATATTTAATGTGTACACATGAACAAGCAAATAGAGATTAATTTAATGTGTACGTACAcatgaacaaacaaattattactGTGTACGTACATGGTAATGGTAATACTAATATCTTAACTTTTCTAATAAAacgattcaaaaaaaattaaagaaaaaaaatatatataatgaaatagATCTTAAAAGTTAGTAGTTATAATCCCTGTTTTTaaaatccccgcctagcaccgattacgcccCGCAAAATCGATAGACCCACCctctccgcctcgattaatgactaatccccacctagcatcgattatccaaTTTTATCTGTCTAATTTGACTATAATCCGTCTAATCCGATTACTTCCCGcttaatttgtatataatacTTATATTTAGAggcaaatataaatcaaatatgtattttttttgttatttagacatttaaattaagagtttatgatgtttttacaataattgatgtacaaattttttttttaaaattacgtttttatgtgtttaccgtaattttaaagaaaatactataattttatatttatttgatatttttattttaacataaacagaactATAcgtatatttaatactatatatttttattttattattaatttagtaaaataaccctaaaactagttcccgattaatctccgtttaatctccgattttctcgctaggcgctaggcccactccgaccgcccgactagcgcctagcgatttctaaaacaggagTTATAATTATGTGTTTTTACTGTAGCGAGAACACTTTAACGAGAATAATTTCAGTCGGTGTGTCAAGCGAATAGAGAATATAATGTAACTTCACTTCAAATCGATATGTTTTgtgtacaaaaatatattcatgtGTAGTGTAGGTAAAGAGACATTgtacattatatatgtttttttttttggatttgacatAGTTTGGCATAACATATCGATTATAGTCTGGGTTGAATCTTTTGTATGTGTACCAAACATTTATTATGTTGTTGTGTATGTATGTTAGTTGTGAACATTATAAACTTAATTGGTGGATCTGATATAGTTAGTTGTGCACATTATATTGTGTACGTATGTTAGTTGTGTacattataaacatataataacCTTAAAGAAATCTTGTGTATGTACATTAAAtgtgtacatacatatatgaaaaactAATATCATGTACGGACACATATTTATATGATACCGGGAAGCTGAAATCGTTTCAACAATATGTTTcaagattaaaaattttatataatttaaaaaagtaaaatggatctttaaagattgaaaaaaatagttataatccaaactacataaataaaaagtaactaGGGAGGTACCTGCGCTTAAAGCATggtattaagattttaataataacagttttgttattttatgatatgttaCTTTTCTgaataaatatgtaataattgacatatttaaatatagtgttttatttttttaaaaaaagtttaaaatgttttattggaTTGTCAAGAAGTTTTTATATTTGCATATATAGAGAAACATTTATCTTATTAAAGATAAATAATACTCTCAATgtgaaatattaattgagtcttttaaataaacaactaaACTGTAGTAAACAGATATTGAGATTCAATAAGTaattccaaaaattttaaaagcataaGCAATTTCtaatagtttaatattataatgtattatctcaattacaaaataaagatgagagtAATGCAAAGTTGGATTTCAAGTAGCGgttaatacaaacatactaaattttagAGAcattcaaaaagagaaaaataaacgGCCAACACCTCATTCTTTACATTTGAGTGCCTGAGCTTTCACCTTGTTgatggtttatgtaataacgcCTAGCAAATTCAgacctgtaaatatataaagtgttttaagaaattgtattttaacatcatacagAACTTGatttcatatacataattacatctTACATAGCCTAGTGATGCTCTAGTCTTTCGAACTCTGATTTTATGAAGTTCTTCGAAGAGTCCAAGGTATTTTCAAGACATAATGCACCTATGGACATTTAGAATTTTAGGTGAATTTATTGAttaccttatgatgattatatcaggAAAAACTTATGTTACATACTTTCATATTTTCCAATCCTCATAAACCGCATTACACAAAACACAAgttcggatttgtatatgagatggcacccgcTTGATTGCCATATGGTCCTGAATTGAGAAGCGTAGTTGTCTTTGAGACGACACTTAACAATCTCACACCTACAtatttatcaaatcaataaaaatctCAACAGAGACAACTTTAAAATGTAACAGTCATAAAGGTAGAGTAAATATCTTTTACCTGCCATTCAACAACAGGCAAACAACTTCATTAATATCAATGATACTCGCAGGCCTTCTTCTATCTTCCACATCCATTATACACGCACAAACATGTAATTTGGGAAAAAGACAGAATTTAGGTTTCGAAACTGTTGCTAATCT from the Camelina sativa cultivar DH55 chromosome 12, Cs, whole genome shotgun sequence genome contains:
- the LOC104732482 gene encoding kinesin-like protein KIN-4C; amino-acid sequence: MTKKLNLRSKESSPGDDAEKLYEKKIRDLESVNEALKCDVEELKSKLADVSISSSVGTLQLSREFSQKSIATKVEGMSSRSKSNLLSMCSTKKYKTESSVKQFDGEVQKLKAQKVKLHCKIKLDSMHFRLVKTSLEKEVLQLKKELRKSEFEKQVLSALNNRQKRILQLKNTHALTALKRRKLLLQSKMISSNKNKGPLKGTSSGIQESSNETGLQMKLNEIHSDYERQMKEMAEEVKRFSLEAGVLKGEFEGEQSSCSGSCDNQINDTPMDSELKELKEEFNKLSTLVSQMEMTKSQFSETDKVQGEPVERSITSKNTDDQSTLAPSQPETSEETLCKKEQNKADLCCSCTKKSLCKTKSCKCRANGSGCGDSCGCLASKCSNREEENVKPMQPVDAKKPAGISHDDKDANKQPLRDIGNIQEAVKVGKLRKVQKRVS